One genomic region from Erythrobacter mangrovi encodes:
- a CDS encoding glutathione S-transferase family protein, with translation MRLISHKLCPYVQRAAIVMLEAGVPFERVDIDLGNKPDWFLAISPLGKTPVLEVDGTALFESQVIAEYLYETAAPALHLTDPLARARQRSWIEFGSTLLNAIAGLYNAPDAAAFEAKRAEIRTKFERIEPEIAGPFFEGEQFRLIDGVWATAMRYFDVIEAKLPLGVTDGLPRTSAWRDRIMQRPSVQAAVSEQYPELLMSFLRARNSELSRLLS, from the coding sequence ATGCGCCTTATCAGCCACAAGCTTTGCCCCTATGTTCAACGCGCCGCGATCGTGATGCTGGAGGCGGGCGTGCCGTTCGAACGGGTCGACATCGACCTCGGCAACAAGCCCGACTGGTTCCTGGCAATCTCGCCCTTGGGCAAGACCCCTGTGCTCGAAGTGGATGGCACGGCCCTGTTCGAGAGCCAGGTGATCGCCGAATACCTCTACGAGACCGCAGCCCCCGCGCTCCACCTCACCGACCCGCTGGCACGCGCGCGGCAGCGGAGCTGGATCGAGTTCGGCTCGACCCTGCTCAATGCGATCGCCGGCCTCTACAATGCGCCCGACGCGGCGGCGTTCGAAGCGAAGCGCGCAGAGATCCGCACCAAGTTCGAGCGGATCGAGCCCGAAATCGCCGGTCCCTTCTTCGAAGGCGAGCAGTTCCGCCTGATCGACGGCGTCTGGGCGACGGCGATGCGCTATTTCGACGTCATCGAGGCAAAGTTGCCGCTGGGCGTGACCGACGGACTGCCGCGCACCTCAGCCTGGCGCGATCGCATCATGCAGCGCCCATCGGTGCAAGCCGCCGTGTCCGAGCAATATCCCGAGCTGTTGATGAGCTTCTTGCGAGCGCGCAATTCAGAGCTGTCGCGATTGCTCTCATAG
- the pyrH gene encoding UMP kinase, with the protein MPLSSMKRVLLKLSGEVLMGDQQFGIDPAFVLELAKEVKAAKDTGLEICLVIGGGNIFRGMAGAAQGMDRAQADYMGMLATVMNALAMQSALEQIGVQTRVQSAVQMDQVCEPVIRRRAERHLEKGRVVIFAAGVGAPYFTTDSGAALRAAEMNCDALLKGTSVDGVYDSDPKKNPDAKRFDTVSYGKVLADDLKVMDASAVALCRDNNIPIVVFSIREKGNLARVIAGEGVQTVVTN; encoded by the coding sequence ATGCCCCTGTCTTCCATGAAACGCGTCCTGCTCAAGCTCTCGGGCGAGGTGCTGATGGGCGACCAGCAGTTCGGGATCGACCCGGCCTTCGTGCTGGAACTGGCGAAAGAGGTGAAGGCGGCCAAGGACACCGGGCTCGAGATTTGCCTCGTCATCGGCGGTGGCAACATCTTCCGCGGCATGGCCGGGGCGGCGCAGGGCATGGACCGTGCACAGGCCGACTACATGGGCATGCTCGCCACGGTGATGAACGCGCTGGCGATGCAGAGCGCGCTCGAGCAGATCGGCGTCCAGACCCGGGTGCAGAGCGCGGTGCAGATGGACCAGGTGTGCGAGCCGGTGATCCGCCGCCGGGCCGAGCGGCACCTCGAAAAGGGGCGTGTCGTCATCTTCGCGGCTGGCGTCGGCGCCCCCTATTTCACCACCGATAGCGGTGCCGCCCTGCGGGCCGCCGAGATGAACTGCGACGCGCTGCTCAAGGGCACCAGCGTCGATGGGGTCTATGACAGCGATCCGAAGAAGAACCCGGACGCAAAGCGCTTTGACACAGTGAGTTACGGCAAGGTCCTGGCGGATGATCTGAAGGTCATGGATGCCAGCGCCGTGGCGCTGTGTCGCGACAACAACATTCCGATCGTGGTCTTCTCGATCCGCGAGAAGGGCAATCTTGCCCGGGTCATCGCGGGCGAGGGCGTGCAAACGGTCGTCACCAACTGA
- a CDS encoding phosphatidate cytidylyltransferase — protein sequence MGDAETIAAAAPRKNADLPVRVASAAVMLAVAIGALIAGDPWLDLFIGAVVLVGFGELVRLVWKATPNLALRLGGIAFGVAYMGIAGLVMSRLPVPLVIGLVGTVICIDTFAYFTGRALGGPKIAPSISPSKTWAGLLGAIIGATLWLVIWVAAVRYPMTGSMLPQFDMIDMSQILFIGPLAAVCAQAGDFFESWLKRKAGEKDSSQLIPGHGGVFDRIDGMIPAALLAGALLGGAG from the coding sequence TTGGGGGACGCTGAGACAATCGCCGCAGCCGCGCCGCGCAAGAACGCGGACCTTCCTGTACGAGTCGCTTCGGCGGCGGTCATGCTCGCGGTGGCAATCGGCGCGCTGATCGCAGGTGATCCCTGGCTCGACCTGTTCATCGGTGCCGTGGTGCTTGTGGGCTTCGGAGAGCTTGTCCGATTGGTGTGGAAGGCGACCCCCAACCTTGCGTTGCGGCTGGGAGGGATCGCCTTCGGGGTAGCCTATATGGGTATTGCCGGCCTGGTCATGAGCCGTTTGCCCGTCCCGCTGGTGATCGGGCTCGTCGGCACGGTGATCTGCATCGATACCTTCGCCTATTTCACCGGCCGTGCGCTGGGCGGACCCAAAATCGCCCCCTCCATCAGCCCGTCGAAGACCTGGGCGGGCCTGTTGGGTGCCATCATCGGGGCAACGCTATGGTTGGTAATCTGGGTTGCCGCCGTGCGCTATCCGATGACTGGCAGCATGCTGCCGCAGTTCGACATGATCGATATGAGCCAGATACTCTTCATCGGCCCGCTTGCCGCCGTCTGCGCACAGGCGGGTGATTTCTTCGAGAGCTGGCTCAAGCGCAAGGCCGGGGAGAAAGACTCCTCGCAGCTCATCCCGGGCCATGGTGGGGTATTCGATCGTATCGACGGGATGATTCCGGCCGCGCTGCTGGCAGGCGCGTTGCTGGGCGGCGCCGGATGA
- a CDS encoding PhzF family phenazine biosynthesis protein: MASVRFETVDVFTDRRFGGNPLAVFVEADAIDDATMQALAAEMNYSETTFVLRAADPANDARVRIFNRKHEMPFAGHPMIGTAFVMARKGMIDGDMARLEIPAGIAKVTLSRDANGSPVGGTVEAPQPVVMGMEFPHERIAECLQIAASDIVATTHAPIFATCGNPYIFAEIERDAVARCTPDLAAFHRAADDYPELNGRFSLFVYAREERTLWARMFAPLAGTWEDPATGSANAPLAGLLLDRLGGDEIDFTVHQGLEMGRPSLIAARAWRVGPEIRTSVSGTSVPIFSGTFDF, from the coding sequence ATGGCATCCGTGCGTTTCGAAACCGTCGACGTGTTCACCGACCGGCGCTTTGGCGGCAATCCGCTGGCCGTGTTCGTCGAAGCCGACGCCATCGACGATGCCACGATGCAGGCACTGGCTGCCGAAATGAACTATAGCGAGACGACCTTCGTCCTCCGTGCCGCCGATCCCGCGAACGACGCCCGCGTGCGGATATTCAACCGCAAGCATGAAATGCCCTTCGCGGGCCATCCGATGATCGGAACCGCATTCGTCATGGCACGGAAGGGCATGATCGATGGCGATATGGCACGGCTCGAAATCCCCGCCGGCATCGCCAAGGTCACGCTTTCGCGGGATGCGAACGGCTCGCCTGTGGGCGGTACGGTCGAGGCCCCGCAGCCGGTGGTCATGGGCATGGAGTTCCCGCACGAGCGCATCGCCGAATGCCTGCAGATCGCGGCGAGCGACATCGTCGCGACGACCCACGCCCCCATCTTCGCGACCTGCGGCAATCCCTATATCTTCGCCGAGATCGAACGCGACGCCGTGGCGCGCTGCACCCCCGATCTGGCGGCCTTCCATCGCGCCGCCGATGACTATCCTGAACTCAACGGGCGCTTCTCGCTGTTCGTCTACGCCCGCGAAGAGCGGACCCTGTGGGCGCGCATGTTCGCGCCGCTGGCCGGAACCTGGGAAGATCCCGCAACGGGCAGCGCCAACGCGCCATTGGCCGGCCTGCTGCTCGATCGGCTAGGCGGCGACGAAATCGACTTCACCGTGCACCAGGGGCTGGAGATGGGTCGTCCCAGCCTGATCGCCGCGCGCGCATGGCGCGTCGGTCCGGAAATCAGGACCAGCGTTTCGGGGACAAGCGTACCGATCTTCTCCGGCACGTTCGATTTCTGA
- a CDS encoding ArsR/SmtB family transcription factor — protein MQGEKIYRVLANAHRLQILEWLKDPAANFPPQVDGDLVEDGVCAVLIAKKLGLTPSTLSEHMRLLVEADFVTPKRIKQWTFYRRNEGRIAEIGKALANGL, from the coding sequence ATGCAAGGCGAAAAGATCTATCGTGTCCTGGCCAATGCGCACCGACTGCAGATCCTCGAATGGCTCAAGGACCCGGCCGCCAACTTCCCGCCGCAGGTCGACGGCGACCTGGTGGAAGACGGCGTGTGCGCGGTGCTGATTGCCAAGAAGCTGGGGCTGACACCCTCGACACTCAGCGAGCATATGCGCCTGCTGGTGGAGGCGGATTTCGTCACGCCCAAGCGGATCAAGCAATGGACCTTCTACCGCCGCAATGAGGGGCGGATTGCCGAAATTGGTAAGGCGCTCGCCAACGGTTTGTAG
- a CDS encoding DUF2314 domain-containing protein: MLVAKAEARESLPTFWHAYHHPDPNDREFILKFNLTPESDAELIWATDIAVRGDRVFGRLGNQPLAPDFHQGQEVEIDPDQIVDWSYVKNGVAQGHFQTRVMMSYMPSHVVKEAKQQLGWAD, encoded by the coding sequence ATGTTAGTCGCGAAAGCAGAGGCAAGGGAGAGCCTTCCGACGTTTTGGCATGCCTATCACCACCCAGATCCGAATGATCGGGAATTCATACTGAAGTTCAATCTCACTCCCGAGAGCGATGCTGAGTTGATATGGGCAACTGACATAGCTGTCCGCGGTGATCGGGTTTTCGGGAGACTTGGCAATCAACCGCTCGCACCAGACTTCCACCAAGGGCAAGAAGTTGAGATTGACCCTGATCAGATCGTAGATTGGTCATACGTCAAGAATGGGGTCGCCCAAGGCCACTTTCAGACAAGAGTGATGATGTCGTATATGCCAAGTCATGTAGTCAAGGAAGCCAAGCAACAATTGGGCTGGGCCGACTGA
- a CDS encoding MarR family winged helix-turn-helix transcriptional regulator has translation MVGNDQLADGDSARAWPAVVRAYQDVRRDAEAALRRHGLKSLEEYDALLELRRAARPLSLSELEAETLLRQYQISRLVDRLEARRLVERAVAPDDGRSRLVTLTKAGRLTQKAAGRAYAEVLDKRFANRLANDELSMLRRLLLRVGAD, from the coding sequence TTGGTTGGGAATGACCAGTTGGCGGATGGCGATTCGGCGAGGGCGTGGCCCGCGGTCGTCCGGGCTTACCAGGATGTTCGGCGCGATGCGGAAGCCGCGCTCAGGCGCCACGGGCTGAAGTCTCTCGAGGAATATGACGCGCTGCTCGAACTGCGCAGGGCTGCGCGGCCGCTCTCGCTATCCGAACTGGAGGCCGAAACGCTGCTGCGGCAGTACCAGATTTCGCGCCTTGTCGACCGGCTCGAGGCGAGGAGATTGGTGGAACGCGCGGTGGCGCCCGACGATGGCCGATCGCGCCTCGTGACGCTGACCAAGGCCGGCCGACTGACCCAGAAAGCGGCAGGGCGCGCCTATGCCGAAGTGCTCGACAAGCGCTTCGCAAACCGGCTGGCCAACGACGAGCTTTCGATGCTTCGGCGGTTACTTCTGCGCGTAGGCGCCGATTGA
- the frr gene encoding ribosome recycling factor: protein MAKYDKADIERRMKGAVESLKGDLGGLRTGRANTSLLDPVVVEVYGAMMPLNQIATVSAPEPRMLSVQVWDKSNLTAVEKGIAKANLGLNPMIDGQTLRLPLPDLTEERRKELAKLAGNYAEQAKIAIRNVRRDGMEALKEDEKKKEISEDERKRSEDDVQKLTDKYVAEADAAAQAKEKEILSQ, encoded by the coding sequence ATGGCCAAGTACGACAAAGCCGATATCGAGCGCCGCATGAAGGGCGCTGTGGAGAGCCTCAAGGGCGATCTCGGCGGGCTGCGCACCGGGCGCGCCAACACCAGCCTGCTCGATCCCGTGGTGGTCGAAGTCTATGGCGCGATGATGCCGCTCAACCAGATCGCCACCGTCTCCGCCCCCGAGCCGCGCATGCTCAGCGTGCAGGTGTGGGACAAGTCGAACCTGACCGCGGTGGAGAAGGGGATCGCTAAGGCCAATCTCGGCCTCAACCCGATGATCGACGGCCAGACGCTGCGCCTGCCGTTGCCTGACCTGACTGAGGAACGTCGCAAGGAGCTCGCCAAGCTGGCTGGCAACTATGCCGAGCAGGCCAAGATAGCGATCCGCAACGTCCGCCGCGACGGCATGGAAGCGCTCAAGGAAGATGAGAAGAAGAAGGAAATCTCCGAGGACGAGCGCAAGCGGTCCGAGGACGACGTCCAGAAACTGACCGACAAGTATGTCGCGGAAGCGGACGCGGCGGCCCAGGCCAAGGAAAAGGAAATCCTGAGCCAGTAA
- the dxr gene encoding 1-deoxy-D-xylulose-5-phosphate reductoisomerase encodes MTRSISILGATGSVGASTLDLIRRNRADWRVVALTANGNVAELAALAREFAVEVAVVADEKRLGDLREALAGTGIVAAAGRDALCEAASRPVDMTVAAIVGCAGLGPVMAAIEQGGTIALANKEALVSAGDVMTAAVARHGATLLPVDSEHNAIFQCLAGSRIGDVRWITLTASGGPLRLVEDLSAVTPEQAIAHPNWDMGAKISVDSATMFNKGLELIEAHHLFPVGLDRIRIVVHPQSVIHSMVEYRDGSTLAQLGPSDMRVPIASCLAWPQRMDTPCAPLDLAAIGELTFFAPDEVRFPATRLAREAAEAGGAAPAVLNAANEVAVAAFLARKIPFSRIAVLVERVLDDRSFSSAPGSLEEVLGVDAEARMRATELLELA; translated from the coding sequence ATGACCCGCTCGATATCCATCCTCGGCGCAACCGGTTCGGTCGGGGCGTCAACGCTCGACCTGATCCGTCGCAATCGCGCCGATTGGCGGGTCGTCGCGCTGACCGCCAATGGCAATGTCGCCGAACTCGCCGCATTGGCCCGCGAGTTTGCCGTTGAAGTGGCGGTGGTCGCCGATGAGAAGCGCCTGGGCGATTTGCGCGAAGCGCTCGCGGGTACGGGTATTGTGGCGGCAGCAGGACGCGACGCGCTGTGTGAGGCAGCTTCCCGTCCGGTGGACATGACGGTCGCCGCGATCGTCGGTTGTGCGGGCCTTGGGCCTGTGATGGCCGCGATTGAGCAGGGCGGCACTATCGCGCTCGCCAACAAGGAAGCGTTGGTTTCCGCCGGCGACGTGATGACCGCGGCAGTGGCAAGGCACGGCGCCACGCTGTTGCCTGTGGACTCGGAGCACAATGCGATCTTCCAGTGCCTTGCGGGTAGCCGGATCGGGGACGTCCGCTGGATCACTTTGACCGCCAGCGGTGGCCCCTTGCGCCTGGTCGAAGATCTCAGCGCAGTGACACCGGAGCAGGCGATCGCACACCCGAATTGGGACATGGGCGCCAAGATCAGCGTCGATAGCGCGACCATGTTCAACAAGGGCCTCGAACTGATCGAGGCGCATCACCTGTTTCCCGTCGGTCTCGACCGGATACGCATCGTTGTGCACCCGCAAAGTGTGATTCACTCGATGGTCGAATACCGCGATGGCTCGACGCTGGCGCAGCTCGGCCCATCCGATATGCGTGTACCCATCGCTTCGTGCCTGGCCTGGCCACAGCGGATGGACACGCCATGTGCGCCGCTCGATCTCGCCGCCATCGGTGAATTGACCTTTTTCGCTCCGGACGAAGTGCGCTTCCCCGCGACCCGCCTGGCGCGAGAGGCGGCCGAAGCGGGTGGGGCGGCGCCGGCCGTACTCAACGCCGCGAACGAAGTGGCCGTCGCCGCCTTTCTCGCACGTAAGATTCCGTTCAGCCGTATTGCCGTATTGGTAGAGCGTGTGCTGGACGACCGCAGCTTTTCCTCAGCGCCCGGGTCCCTTGAAGAGGTTCTGGGCGTTGACGCAGAGGCGCGCATGCGGGCCACCGAATTGTTGGAGCTAGCCTGA
- the uppS gene encoding polyprenyl diphosphate synthase: protein MSGEGQHARHVAIIMDGNGRWAKRKHLPRAMGHRKGVEAVRELVRSLRDTSIECLTLYAFSSENWKRPEDEVDDLMNLMRKFIKSDLPEFIANDVKLHILGDWQALAPDIVEMLEDALEQTSKGSRTLAVALNYGSQAEIVQAARKAAAAGEITVESLAANLFSAPLPPLDLLIRTSGEVRLSNFLLWQAAYAEMIFTDVLWPDFTPDHLKQALEDFANRERRFGGR from the coding sequence ATGAGCGGGGAAGGGCAGCACGCACGGCACGTCGCCATCATCATGGATGGCAACGGTCGCTGGGCGAAGCGCAAGCACCTGCCGCGCGCCATGGGGCATCGCAAGGGCGTAGAGGCGGTGCGCGAGCTGGTGCGCAGCCTTAGAGACACCTCGATCGAATGCCTGACGCTCTACGCTTTCAGCAGCGAGAACTGGAAGCGACCCGAGGACGAGGTCGACGATCTGATGAACCTGATGCGCAAGTTCATCAAATCGGACCTGCCCGAATTCATCGCCAACGACGTGAAGCTGCATATCCTTGGCGATTGGCAGGCGCTCGCACCCGACATCGTGGAGATGCTGGAGGACGCGCTGGAGCAGACCAGCAAGGGCTCGCGCACTCTGGCGGTGGCGCTGAATTACGGTTCGCAGGCGGAAATCGTGCAGGCCGCTCGCAAGGCGGCTGCTGCCGGTGAGATCACCGTGGAGAGCCTCGCCGCCAACCTCTTTTCGGCTCCGCTCCCCCCGCTCGACCTGCTGATCCGCACCAGCGGTGAGGTGCGCCTGTCCAATTTCCTCTTGTGGCAGGCGGCCTATGCCGAGATGATCTTCACCGATGTCCTGTGGCCGGACTTCACGCCCGACCACCTCAAACAGGCACTCGAGGATTTCGCCAACCGGGAGAGGCGCTTTGGGGGACGCTGA
- the rseP gene encoding RIP metalloprotease RseP, which produces MDLTLPLWVYYVIGFPLLLGPLVTVHELGHYLVGRWFGVHAEAFSIGFGKEIWGFTDKRGTRWKLALLPLGGYVQFKGDMNPASIPDAEAIANATVDERVGSFHHAALWKRALIVFAGPATNILLTLAIFASFFAFFGKPVPADAEQQLTISTFAEQSPAREAGLKVGDRIVSIDGEAVHGFRDVQDAILLYPGRTLDITVLRGGTELTIPVTAGSHEITDKFGNVSRIGLVGIAATDATYAYEPQGLVSSLGLAVDHSLGIVDMMVTGIGQIVSGERSVKELGGPVKIAKYSGEQLSLGSLAFINFVALISLNLAFINLLPIPALDGGHLAFYAAEAVRRKPVGPRGQEVAYRAGVALVLMLMIFVTVNDLAGLPVFGK; this is translated from the coding sequence TTGGACCTGACCTTGCCCCTGTGGGTTTACTACGTGATCGGCTTCCCGCTGCTGTTGGGACCATTGGTGACGGTGCACGAACTCGGCCACTATCTCGTCGGCCGCTGGTTCGGCGTGCATGCGGAGGCTTTCTCTATCGGTTTCGGTAAGGAAATCTGGGGTTTCACGGACAAACGTGGTACGCGCTGGAAACTCGCGCTGCTTCCGCTTGGCGGCTATGTCCAGTTCAAGGGCGATATGAACCCGGCGAGCATTCCCGATGCCGAGGCGATTGCCAATGCCACCGTCGACGAACGCGTGGGCAGCTTCCATCACGCCGCGCTTTGGAAACGGGCGCTGATCGTCTTTGCCGGACCTGCGACCAATATCCTGCTGACGCTGGCAATCTTTGCCAGCTTCTTCGCTTTCTTCGGCAAGCCGGTTCCTGCCGATGCCGAACAGCAGCTTACCATCTCCACCTTTGCCGAGCAGTCGCCGGCCCGCGAGGCGGGACTGAAGGTAGGGGATCGCATCGTATCGATCGATGGTGAGGCAGTGCACGGCTTCCGCGATGTGCAGGATGCGATCCTGCTCTATCCTGGGCGGACCCTGGACATCACGGTACTGCGCGGTGGTACGGAGCTGACCATTCCCGTTACTGCGGGTAGCCACGAGATTACCGACAAATTCGGCAATGTTTCGCGCATTGGGCTGGTCGGTATCGCGGCGACGGATGCGACCTATGCTTACGAGCCGCAGGGGCTGGTTTCGAGCCTCGGTCTCGCGGTCGACCACTCGCTCGGGATCGTCGATATGATGGTGACCGGCATCGGCCAGATCGTCAGCGGCGAAAGGTCGGTCAAGGAACTCGGCGGACCGGTCAAGATCGCCAAGTATTCGGGTGAACAACTGAGCCTGGGGTCGCTCGCCTTCATCAACTTCGTGGCGCTGATCTCGCTTAATTTGGCATTCATCAACCTGCTGCCAATCCCGGCTCTCGACGGCGGGCACCTGGCTTTCTACGCGGCGGAAGCGGTCCGTCGGAAGCCAGTCGGTCCGCGCGGTCAGGAAGTGGCGTATCGTGCCGGCGTGGCCCTCGTGCTCATGCTTATGATCTTCGTCACTGTGAACGACCTGGCGGGTCTCCCGGTATTCGGGAAATAG
- the tsf gene encoding translation elongation factor Ts, producing MAAFTAADVKALREKTGAGMMDAKKALDEANGDMEAAVDALRAKGLATAQKKSSRTAAEGLIGVSVQGTKGVAVEVNSETDFVAKNDKFQDFVRKTTAVALDLDSDDVDALKAAAYPDGGTVSDKLTDNVATIGENQQVRRMKTVSVAQGAVVAYMHNAVSPDAQDLGKIGVLVALEGDASADVLATLGRDIAQHAAAMFPLALDADGLDPEVIERERKIAAEKAAESGKPENVQEKMVEGAVKKYAKENALLSQIFVKDGKATIEEYVARTAKEAGSSIKLVDYVRFQLGEGIEKEESDFAAEVAAAVAG from the coding sequence ATGGCTGCATTCACTGCCGCTGACGTGAAGGCTCTGCGCGAAAAGACCGGCGCGGGGATGATGGACGCCAAGAAGGCGCTCGACGAAGCCAATGGCGACATGGAAGCCGCGGTCGACGCGCTGCGTGCCAAGGGCCTTGCCACCGCACAGAAGAAGTCGAGCCGTACTGCGGCCGAGGGCCTGATCGGCGTATCCGTTCAGGGTACCAAGGGCGTGGCGGTAGAAGTCAATTCGGAAACCGACTTCGTCGCCAAGAACGACAAGTTCCAGGACTTCGTGCGCAAGACCACCGCGGTCGCGCTGGACCTGGACAGTGACGATGTCGACGCGCTGAAGGCCGCTGCCTATCCCGATGGCGGCACCGTGTCCGACAAGCTGACCGACAATGTCGCCACCATTGGCGAAAACCAGCAGGTCCGCCGCATGAAGACCGTGTCAGTCGCGCAGGGCGCGGTTGTCGCCTATATGCACAATGCGGTTTCCCCCGATGCGCAGGACCTTGGCAAGATCGGCGTGCTGGTGGCGCTTGAAGGCGATGCCAGCGCCGATGTGCTTGCTACTCTGGGCCGCGATATTGCCCAGCACGCGGCTGCCATGTTCCCGCTGGCGCTGGACGCCGATGGCCTTGACCCGGAGGTGATCGAGCGCGAGCGCAAGATTGCTGCCGAAAAGGCGGCCGAAAGCGGCAAGCCCGAAAACGTGCAGGAAAAGATGGTTGAAGGCGCGGTGAAGAAATACGCCAAGGAAAACGCGCTGCTTAGCCAGATTTTCGTGAAGGACGGCAAGGCAACGATCGAAGAATATGTTGCCCGCACTGCGAAGGAAGCAGGCAGCTCGATCAAGCTGGTCGATTATGTCCGCTTCCAGCTTGGCGAAGGCATCGAGAAGGAAGAGAGCGACTTCGCTGCCGAAGTCGCCGCTGCCGTCGCCGGCTAA